In Myxococcus stipitatus, a single window of DNA contains:
- a CDS encoding Uma2 family endonuclease, translating into MTEGIIHLANNSLLTSLPSGWVGEVLDEELVASPRATPAQTRAAFMLGVELGEQLDRRRGGSGRWCFLRAPELRLGHDVLVPDLAGWRRERVDGPLDPDVPFLTLAPDWVCEVLSPSTAALDRTRKLPLYARQGVGHVWLVDPVARTLETYQRVKRGWLLTGAYESDALVRADPFSSTTLELDSLWLSEDADSLLSAVP; encoded by the coding sequence GTGACGGAAGGCATCATCCACCTGGCGAACAACTCCCTGTTGACGTCCCTGCCCTCGGGCTGGGTGGGCGAGGTCCTCGACGAGGAACTGGTGGCTTCACCCCGCGCGACGCCCGCCCAGACGCGCGCGGCCTTCATGCTGGGCGTGGAGCTGGGCGAGCAGCTCGACCGGCGCCGCGGCGGCAGCGGGCGCTGGTGCTTCCTGCGCGCCCCGGAGCTGCGCCTGGGCCACGACGTGCTCGTGCCCGACCTGGCCGGCTGGCGCCGCGAGCGCGTGGACGGACCGCTCGACCCGGACGTGCCCTTCCTCACCCTCGCCCCGGACTGGGTCTGCGAGGTGCTCTCCCCCTCCACCGCCGCGCTGGACCGCACGCGCAAGCTGCCGCTGTACGCGCGCCAGGGCGTGGGCCACGTGTGGCTGGTGGACCCCGTCGCCCGCACGCTGGAGACCTACCAGCGCGTCAAGCGCGGCTGGCTCCTCACCGGCGCCTACGAATCCGACGCCCTGGTGCGCGCCGACCCCTTCTCCTCCACCACGCTGGAGCTCGACTCGCTCTGGCTGTCCGAGGACGCGGACTCGCTGCTGTCCGCCGTGCCGTGA
- a CDS encoding tRNA modification GTPase, with product MTPDSPTIVALATAPASGAVGILRLSGPAALEVGRRLAPGVPAAPTPRHAYLARFVDAEGHALDEGLFLYFRAPASFTGEDVVELQAHGGPRLLRLLLARALEDGLARPAAPGEFTRRAFLNGRIDLTRAEAVADLVAADSEAAVRAAAAGLSGALASRVRELEEPLRALHADLEGVLNFPDEAEGADAGAGARVRELRERARALLSEAGHGRLVRQGARVALYGPVNAGKSTLFNRLVGEARALVDDEPGTTRDALEARLEWNGLGVMLFDTAGLRETPGRVEALGIARTRELLSGVDLAVLVLPPGTPDADVERWVRDAGATPVLCVDGKCDVAGEAGGRVAGVAEARAEGVLAAESKAEVRGSASVARASDGLATTRAVGARRSATEVQAEEVLATTREAGTRHSATETSTGDGLAALAVSPASMPLPSPPRLRVSGLTGEGVDALRDALLTRLWGTGTPSAVALVSERHADALRRASEALSRAEDASRVSTLEVVSGEVALALEALGEVSGTSVSEALIDAIFQRFCIGK from the coding sequence ATGACGCCTGATTCCCCCACCATCGTCGCGCTGGCCACCGCGCCCGCCTCGGGCGCCGTGGGCATCCTGCGCCTGTCCGGCCCCGCCGCGCTGGAGGTGGGCCGGAGGCTCGCCCCGGGAGTGCCCGCCGCGCCCACGCCGCGCCACGCGTACCTGGCCCGCTTCGTGGACGCGGAGGGACACGCGCTCGACGAGGGCCTGTTCCTCTACTTCCGCGCGCCCGCGTCCTTCACGGGCGAGGACGTGGTGGAACTGCAGGCGCATGGCGGTCCCCGGCTGTTGCGGCTGCTGCTCGCGCGCGCGCTGGAGGACGGGCTGGCGCGTCCCGCGGCGCCGGGCGAGTTCACCCGACGCGCCTTCCTCAACGGGCGCATCGACCTGACGCGCGCGGAGGCGGTGGCGGACCTGGTGGCGGCGGACTCGGAGGCGGCCGTGCGCGCGGCCGCGGCGGGGCTGTCCGGCGCGCTGGCCTCGCGGGTGCGCGAGCTGGAGGAGCCGCTGCGGGCGCTGCACGCGGACCTGGAGGGCGTGCTCAACTTCCCCGACGAGGCGGAGGGCGCGGACGCGGGCGCGGGCGCGCGGGTGCGCGAACTCCGCGAGCGGGCGCGGGCGCTGCTCTCCGAGGCGGGCCACGGGCGGCTGGTGCGCCAGGGCGCGCGCGTGGCGCTGTATGGCCCCGTCAACGCGGGCAAGTCCACGCTCTTCAACCGGCTGGTGGGCGAGGCTCGAGCGCTGGTGGACGACGAGCCGGGCACCACGCGCGACGCGCTCGAGGCGCGGCTCGAGTGGAACGGCCTGGGGGTGATGCTGTTCGACACGGCGGGGTTGCGCGAGACGCCGGGCCGCGTGGAGGCGCTGGGCATCGCCCGGACACGCGAGCTGCTCTCCGGCGTGGACCTCGCGGTGCTGGTGCTGCCCCCGGGCACGCCGGACGCGGACGTCGAGCGCTGGGTGCGTGACGCGGGCGCCACGCCCGTGCTGTGCGTCGACGGCAAGTGCGACGTCGCGGGCGAGGCCGGCGGTCGTGTGGCGGGGGTCGCCGAGGCACGCGCGGAGGGGGTGCTCGCCGCGGAGTCCAAGGCGGAGGTTCGCGGCTCGGCGAGTGTTGCGCGAGCGAGCGATGGGCTCGCCACGACGCGTGCGGTGGGAGCCCGTCGCTCCGCTACCGAGGTGCAAGCGGAGGAAGTGCTCGCCACGACGCGCGAGGCGGGAACCCGTCACTCCGCCACCGAGACGAGCACGGGCGACGGGCTCGCCGCCCTCGCCGTGTCCCCGGCCTCGATGCCTCTCCCCTCCCCTCCCCGGCTCCGCGTCAGCGGCCTCACGGGCGAGGGCGTGGACGCGCTGCGCGACGCGCTGCTCACGCGCCTGTGGGGCACGGGCACGCCCTCTGCGGTCGCGCTCGTCTCCGAGCGCCACGCCGATGCCCTGCGTCGCGCCTCCGAGGCGCTCTCCCGCGCGGAGGACGCGTCGCGCGTCTCCACCCTCGAAGTCGTCTCCGGCGAGGTCGCGCTCGCGCTGGAGGCGCTCGGTGAGGTGTCCGGGACCTCCGTGTCCGAGGCGCTCATCGACGCAATCTTCCAGCGGTTCTGCATCGGCAAGTGA